In Salarias fasciatus chromosome 13, fSalaFa1.1, whole genome shotgun sequence, the sequence GGCACCGTTGATTGTCTTCTCTGAAGGGTCGCTGATAAAGATCTCGTGTCTTTCCTCAGAAAAGCCTGCAGTTTGTCTCCATCCTCGGAGCAGGTCTGCTGTGTGGGACGGCGCTGGCCATCACCATCCCTGAGGGCGTAGGGTTACTGGAGGAATCCTGGACAGGTGAGGGCTCTGgtctgtgcaaacacacacacacacacacacacacacacacacacacacacacacacacaaccagttTTCATAGACCAAATGGTTGTCCTGGCAGCACGGCGGCTCCACTCACCAGCATCTGCTTGAGTGTTTCATATGATTAACAGATGAAAGCAGGACTGAACAATGATGCTCGTCTTTCATGTAGACCTGATCAAAACCCCCCCGCTCCTCTTCTCTGACCCCCCTCTCCAGCTTCCTCGGATGTGCCATCAGGTCTGAACGCCAGCGCCCGAGATGGAGCTGGAGCTTCAGCGGAGGCAGGCCCCCCGCCTCGCTTCTTCATCGGCTTGGCCTTGACGTTCGGCTTCGCCTTCATGTTCGTCGTGGATCAAATCGGAAGCTACTTCTCCACGCGTGGCAAGTTGGCAGACGTCTCACACCAGCTTAATTTCGCTGGATGTTTTAATACTGACCACCTCCACCTGtgcaatgtttgttttcaggccACATTAGTTTTTCGAACAGCGTCCCGTTCACAGCCACGCTGGGACTGGTCATCCACGCCGCAGGTACGTAAAACATTGGCTGTTCCTCGGTCGTAAGCTCAAACAGTACAGCATTTCCCAACAAGCTGCTCATGCCTTCATCATGTGACTCAGCTTGTGATTCTTTGTCTGCTGCAGTCTTTTATGTATCAAATAACTCCGAGGcactgagtggaggagggagtcaCCTCCGTTTGTTTAACGAGAGACTTTTAACAAAATGTAGAACACACACTGCGCCACAAACACTCTTCAGTTTATTTGTAATAATCAATCATTAACAGCATGAACTTTTGCTTGGGTTCAAAAATACGTCATGGAGGTGGAATGATATGACCATAAATACAATTTTTGTTTGCAAATAGCTGATGGATTTGCTCTGGGAGCCGCCGTGGCCACGGGTCAGGTGACCGTACAGGTCATAGTCTTTCTTGCTGTGATTCTACATAAGGTGAGAAGACACTCCTGTGGCAATGACCGCAAATGAGACATATACTTTAAAATAATGACGCCTGCGTCTCTCTCCTGCCTTCTAGGCTCCTGCGGCTTTTGGCTTGGTGTCTTTCCTGATGCACGCGGGCCTTGAAAAAAAGTACGTCCAGGGACACTTGTTGGCCTTCTCCGCCGCGGCGCCTGTGGTCGCCATCGCCACTTACTTCATACTGCGAGCGGTAAGGAAGGACTGGCCAGCGCCGGCCAGCTGACGACTGGGAGTCTGACCACACGCTGCGTCACCTAACGCGAGGCGTGTAATTTCCACAGTCCGGCGGTTCGTCCCAGAGCCAGCTCACCGCCACCGGCGTGGGGATGCTCTTCTCGGCCGGCACGTTCCTCTACGTGGCCACGGTGCACGTTCTCCCCGAGATCAGCCACGGCAGGACCGACCGGGACCGGTCCCAGTCCCAATCCTCCCAGTTCCAGTtggacctgcagcagaacccCGGAGTCCACACACACGGCCAGCGGTACATGGGCCTGCTGGAGAGCTTCACCCTCATCCTCGGCGTGGGACTCCCAGTGCTGCTGGCTCTTGGCCTGCGTGACGACTAgaagagttcaaaggtcaaagtgCGTGGTGCACCACACCTTGACGGTTGCCTTTTTCACACTACACTGTGCGTcttaaatgttttcagtgaaatccTCATTTAGTACGAGCTACTGTTTCTGTCGTCCAGGCAGCGTATTGTTCTTCGAGGGTTGAGGGGTTTTCCAGGACAACAGTATCATTTACTCTCATTGTGTTGGTGTCGTACCTTGTTCCAAGTGAAACTCCAGTCACTGGGTAGAGCCAAACAAACGGAACACTTGATACTGTCTGTTACCAAAGCCGGAAGAgaatagaaatattttattaatctCAGAAGGAATGTCTTAAGACATGAACTTGCACACTTTTAACAAAGTCTTTTGTACCTTTACAAAGCAACAAATCGTTTTATTTATGTGAACAATAGTATAGGGTACCAAGACAAGAAGTGGGATTTTATGTGAGgaggtgtttctgtgttgtaGTTTGAAATAATGTTCTCCAGCCTGGTGTTTGGGACCCCCCAGTTCCAAATACCACAGAGGAGCCCGAGGCTTTGTCAGCTCTGAGGTTCTCAAAACTAGATTTGCACATATCAAAGAAAAACTCTGGAAGACACTTTCTAGAATCCAGTGATCTGAGAAGCTGAGCAGTGCGAATCCTGCACGCTTCTGTCTGATCGGTGAAGATCTGCCAGGTGGTACGGTTCATCCTGTACACCTGCTCATCAAGTGCTGtggttttattgtctttaatAAATGACTACTGCCTGTTTAGGATATGCAGGCCATGAaatctgtgaaataaaaaaaaaactatcttggcttaaaatgtcttgtttatttagttttctACATTGCACAACAGCTACATAGCAATACAACTATTTGTTGCATTTATGCAGGTGTTTTCCAGGTGTTTCTATTTTCTAAAGCATggggaaaaacatttttgtctcGAATCACTCAGCATAAAGTGGGTTCAGTCAAATTATACCTGATAACAGAGTCTATGTAAGAAACTGGATTAATGCACAGTAATAATTCCTATTCAGTGAATCTGGAGGAACTGTACTGGATGTTAATTATTCATTTACAAAGTTTCAAGGTAGAAAGTAGCTATTTTCtggactgtgtgtttgtgcagctggCAAAATAACTTTGGAATAAAGCCGTGGATGAGGAATGTGTTCCTGCTCTGTATCTGATCTGTTATCGGTGTTATCTGGTTTCCATTCAGCCAAGCTTCTGCTTGTTCTCCCAAAAACTGACACCCATAGGTTTTCTCTGTGGTCAAATCTCCCTCCCACTTTCTGAGAATTGCTGTCCTGGTTAAAATTAAACCGGTTTGATCTTACGATAACATTCAGTCAGGTCAAAATTAACTACTgtcaaatgaaaatgctttgCTAATATGTTTCACAATGAAAGGAGTACAGAGAGAAAGTGAATTTCAGACATGAGATCTCTCTGAAACAATTATCCTGACTGAGGCCATTTAAAAGGTCAGACATAACTACGTGCTTCTGGCAAAACCTTTAGaattctaaaaacaaaacaaacagaacaaaatttCAAGGATTTCAACAATATTGCATCAAATCAGATTTAACTTTGATAGTGAGCACAGCTTAAagcacagtttgtttgttttttacatctttttattCCAAAATCAACATGATATTCAACTCTTTCTATATGGCTTATGTATACATGTTTGAACATTCCATGCAGAGTAGTGTCAGAATCTGGAATGAACTTgtcaaaattaaaacaacagcaactgaCAGTTTAACATGGAACATAGTTTGGCATTTTACACAGAAACCAGATTGCGGCATCATTCACTGTTACAAGTGGAGGAGGCTTTAAAATAGGATATCAGGGGGTTTCCATTACAGTTACCTATTACAACCTGCAAAGAGAATTTGTGACATGAACCCTACACTCtgcatttatctttttttaagtaaattaaAAGTAAATCCTCCAACAGGTCAAGCCAGCACACAGTGATCCATTTCTTTCCCACCAATTTCAAGATGTGCAAGAAACACTCTTGTGTTTTGTCCAGCCAATTTATATCATGTATAATGCTGTGGCTCAGGGGCGTCTAGGTTTTaagttcggggggggggggggggggggctcagccCCCAGGAGATGCACAGGATGTGAGCGATCGTAGCACACGAgcacaaaactccacaaacagctaacaaagactgagaaattattcattattatttcagtttgtttgttgttgttgttgttgttgtttgataCAGTACAACTACAAATAAAGGTTTGCAGAGTagcagtgtgtttacagctgcAGTTCTCAAACTGGGGTTGCCTGGATTGCTCAAACTCTATGtgagctgacctttgacctgcctGCCTATAACATAACGTCCACATTACAACACTGGTCATGTTCTGAAAGCTGTTAAAGCTGTAAATTTAAAATTCCAAAtgctgtgaaatgaaaatgtagcaTTAATAAGACGTCGCCCGGTTTTAAAATGATGGAAATTGTAATGACATTACTCCAATTTAATGTAGTTAAGTTCATTTCTACTACACAGATCTTAAATATTTAGgtttaaacattcaaaaagtAGATATTTCCTATGGCATTTGGGGTTGCAAATGGCAGATTGTGTTTAATTAAAATGAGGATTATGAGGAGCCCTTGAAAAATGTTCTCCTGTGTTAAAGGTCCCTAGATAAAAAGCTTTGAGAACCCTGGTCTATAATGTTAAAGCCCGGTTTGCCAACTATGTAGAAAataaatttgtaaaaaaaaaaaaaaaaaaaaaaccttaaacaGCACCAATTTATTTAGGGGGCTTAAGAATGTTTTAGCGTGGCTTCAGCCCCCTAAAATAGGCCTAACAACGCCACCGTGGATCAAGAGGTAAATCAACCACTAGAATTGCTCTTATTTCGACTCTAATTCCCTCCCAGAATGCTTTTTTAAGGGTTGGACAATCCTGTATCAATCACCATCCTGGAATTGAACAGGGGAACAAGAATACTGACAAATgatagtttgtttttctgaaagtAGAAAGGATAGAAAATTCTCCTCATAGTTCATCATTTGATCTG encodes:
- the LOC115399152 gene encoding zinc transporter ZIP9, which produces MSICPEGPAVECWESRNLTAAHLNGTAAAAAAAAMDGGLAITLISVAMFVGSFLLGFIPLLFRLSEKSLQFVSILGAGLLCGTALAITIPEGVGLLEESWTASSDVPSGLNASARDGAGASAEAGPPPRFFIGLALTFGFAFMFVVDQIGSYFSTRGHISFSNSVPFTATLGLVIHAAADGFALGAAVATGQVTVQVIVFLAVILHKAPAAFGLVSFLMHAGLEKKYVQGHLLAFSAAAPVVAIATYFILRASGGSSQSQLTATGVGMLFSAGTFLYVATVHVLPEISHGRTDRDRSQSQSSQFQLDLQQNPGVHTHGQRYMGLLESFTLILGVGLPVLLALGLRDD